The Ahaetulla prasina isolate Xishuangbanna chromosome 14, ASM2864084v1, whole genome shotgun sequence genome segment gtttggtgatcgCGTGTTTTGTGTATGTGCGGTTCACGCGCATGTGCCGTTTTAACAAAACTAACCTTCCAcgttacatagaatagaatagaatagaatagaatagaatagaatagaatagaatagaatagaatagaatagaatagaatttttattggccaagtgtgattggacacacaaggaatttgtcttggtgcatatgctctcagtgtacataaaagaaaagatacgttcatcaaggtacaacatttacaacacaattgatggtcaatatatctggggagtaacacagctgaggcgcggcaatctgctctgcctcgcgaatcagctgagaggatgaaggtaagtaaagcgcagggtcgggtgggcgggcccacctgatcgtcagagcaaactggttcgctcccagctgatcgtcggagctttaccggttctcccgaaccggctgaatccttaGCAATgttcagaaattaaaaataattgctcAGGTTAATATGTTCCAATGTTATCCAGTGCACAATCAAGTGTACAGCTGTCTCATACCTCCTTCAAAAGCTTCTGTGCTTCTGATTTAAACCCACCCTTCTCTATTCCAGGGACACATCTGGCCAAGGGAGATTCTGTACTATTTTTCGATCTTACTCCAGAGGAGCCCAGGTGAGTCCCGCCAGCAATATTAAATCCTGCTGCTCTTGGTCTTCAGCCACAGACAAGAGCTCCAGTTGGAACGAGAGTCTCGCCATCATCCTTTCTGCTCCCCTTCAAgcagggggtccccaacccctgagcTGTGGACTTGATACTGGTCCGCGGCCCATTAGAAACCAGGCTGCGCAAGCAAGCAAAATTTCATCTGCGTATGTGTGGGGTCTAGGCAGGGTGTGAAACCACCCCACCCCTGGTGCCacaggtccctggtgcccaaaaaggtttttgggggggtggggtcacTGCCTTAAAGGATTCCTTCCCTGTTCAACTTAAATTCTGATAACAGGTCTTTCCTCTCTTCGGGCTGTGTTTATATCCAAAAATTTATACACATTACGTGAACTTTCAGATTACTTTCAGTATCAAATCAGTTGGATTGAGTGGTgcgatggcctagaggtggagctctcacctcacaatcaggaggctgtgggttcgatcctaggtagcggcagatatttctctctctgggtccaATGAGTAATTaattatctgctgcgaactctctgttggcgacaggaagggcatccggccagtaaacacttggctccattcagttgccccgactccaccctgatgtaagggattacagggtcattaaaagaccaaaaaaaatcaaaactgtcAGATTCATTTTGTTGTGAGTACATGTCAGTGGCTTTcggaaatattttaatttgttcttgTTTTATTAAGTAgtaatggttgttgtttttactcCTAGTAACAAATAAATTTCACACCCATATTTGATAAATTTCAGGAACCCACTTCACAGAATAGTTGTGACTTACAACCAGGAGATGGAGTAGGTCCCACAGGGGCTCCGTGCGTCAGATTTCTCAGCTCAAAATGatctaatttttttctccttgtgtGCAAAATATATCCAGTATGAAATGCTTATGGAGAATAAGCAAAACGAAAAGTCGGCTTTCTACATTTGGCAGTTTGCTTTCCTGCATAGCACAACTATTCTGCCACTTTAAAGAAACCGCCTCAGGGACACGACATGGAAGGCAAAGGGGTGATAGGTTCCGCGCCAGCCCTTAATGCAAAAACATTTCGACATGGAgatgtcatttttatttatttattcaccattggctcagcggctaagacactgagcttgttgatcgaaaggttggcagtttggtggttcgaatcccgagtgccgcataacggggtgagctcccgttacttgtcccagcttctgccaacctagcagttcgaaagcacgtaaaaaaatgcaagtagaaaaatagggaccacctttggtgggaagggaacagcattctagTCATGctagctacatgaccacggagatgtcttcggacaacgctggctctttggctttgaaacagaggagcactgccccctagagtcaggaacgactagcacgtatgtgtgagcggaacctttaccttttggacaacaaagttgtcatCTAGGTTGGAACTTACTTGATTTTTCACTTAGTGCAGAATTCGTCTTCcaattgatgtcagggtaattgaagtcccccattactattgtagtgtgtttcctacatatatttgttagttGGTTAGCAAAAAGGACATCTGTTTTTTTCCTGCTCGATTGGGTGGCCTGGAGTAGACACCTATGGCCgggtcattcttttttcttttatattgacccatatgcattctaggaggtttttgtctttggtttcatgcatttctatagcaatataataataataataattattattattattataattattataattattattattatttaatttttataccgcccttctcccgaaggactcagggcggtgaacaggcagataaaataatacaatatattacaataaaaacactatttaaaaaacttattcaatatagcctaaatttaaaatactatacaaaatataaaataaaccccaataaaatccatgtttaaaaaccctatttaagccagtcctgctcggaagaatagatacgtcttcagctcgcggcgaaaggtccggaggtcaggaagttgtcgaagtcctgggggaagctcgttccagagggtaggtgcccccaccgagaaggctctccccctgggggttgccagcctacactgtttggctgatggcaccctgagaacaccctctctatgggagcgtaccggccggtgggaggcatgtagtatagtatagtataccaAGGACTACCAATAtagtagtcctttacttacagtgcaactcctcctcctcttttatggagtctgggggttttttttgggaagaGTTTAGACTAGCCCAACCTTTCTGGGATGGTGGCCCAGAGAGGGGGAGGAGCAGGTGCCTTTACGCATCATGTGAATGTAACCACAAGCACCCATATGACGCTTGCCGTGATACTAGTGCACTGGCCAGCTACTCACACAGCCCACTGGCCAACAGGCCACAGCCCACAGATTACGGACCCCTGCTGTTGGGtaggccacccagagtcacttcttGTGAGATCAGCAGCCGTATAAATTTGAtcgataaatatataaataagcgGAGTGTTTTTGTTCCACGCAGGGCATCCTCTTGGTGTACGACATCACCAATCGCTGGTCTTTTGATGGAATAGACCGATGGATCAAGGAAATTGATGAGGTAAGTGGGCCCAGAGCTGGGCTTTTGAATGCTCTTAAATGTGGTAAACGTGATCTTACCTTGGTCCAGTCACACTGTTCCATTTTCAGGTCAGCAACCTTATGTTTAAAAAAAGGGGTAAGAAACAGGGAGCGAAGTAAAGGAAAGGCATGGGagaagtaaagaaaagaaaagctaaacCAGCGGAaacagaaaaagcttcttggatgagaagcaagacGTTTTCAAGAAATAAACTAAAAAAGCccagtcaggaaatgtctccttagttccaagttgctcctCTCGTTCATTAGTTTTcatttattgcttcttgtcctgccttcaggtgctttggagaatagcttgatctcatcttctctgTGGCAGGCCCTTagatcagtagtgaaatctgaaccggtttgcttccGGTTCGCTAGCCGCGCATATGTGGTGTGCGCCAAATGCGCTGCATGTGCAGTGcagaccaaaaggaggcttgggaaggtaagcagaacagcggggaggggatcagctgtgcctgcgatttagcttcactagaaagcaggatgtcctgctttctagcaaagctaaaccacgcGGCACAgatgatcgtcagaaataccagtttggaggaaccagtagctttttaaactaccgcTTCAACCGAACAggtaccatttttttttaactactggtttgcctgaaccggtagtttttatcactattggttcatccaaactggagtgaaccggtagcatttcacccatgccttagatagtggaacactgcaatcatgtcaTCCCAGTCCTTCTCCTCATTAAACTACAAAGTTTAATTAAACTAGAAAGGATGAGTACAATAGACTGTCAAATCTAAAGAACGCTTAAGACAGAAGCATGATGGGCACAGGAGTACCAATGCGGGTGATGTTATTCTGTGTCTATTTAAAGCACGCCCCTGGGGTGCCCCGGATCTTGGTTGGCAACCGCCTTCACCTCGCCTTCAAGCGGCAGGTGCCCACGGAGCAAGCCCGATCCTACGCAGAGAAGAATTGCATGACCTTCTTTGAAGTCAGCCCGTTGTGCAACTTCAACGTGATCGAGTCCTTCACCGAGTTGTCCCGCATTGTGCTGATGAGACATGGCATGGAGAAGATCTGGAGGCCCAACAGGGGTGAGTAAGCTTAATTCCCTCCCTGGAGTCCTTaacagatcaacagagttggaagggaccttggaggtcatctagtccaacccacccaccccaagcaggagaccctacaccatttctgaccgatagcagtccagtctcttcttgaaagcttccagtgatgaagctcccactacttctgaaggcaatttctgttccatcagttgattgctctcactgtcagaaaattcctccttatttctaggttgaatctctccttgttcagtttccatgcaTTATTCCTTGTCCAGCCTTcaagtgccttggagaatagcttgaccccctcctctctgtggcagcccctcagatattggaagactgctatcctgtcttcccctggtccttctcttcactaaattagccaggcccagttcctgtaacggtTCATCATATTCATCCCATAATTTAAAAGGCTCCATTCCATATTTGCTGTTACGTTCCTTGGTAATCTCTGAGCTTTTctcacagatgtttcattacccagctggaAGATGTCATCAGTTCCAGGCAGGGAGTGGGGTTTTTGCTCTCTGTTCATATCCAAGTGGTTTGCCCTCTCAGTGTCAGTGGGAGTGTTGTATAGAGGCAAGCCATTTATATATAAGCAGAGAGCAAACCCACTCCAcgtgagcactgatgatgttacctagttgggtaatgaaacgtctgtggaaaaaaaacaaccaagctcagagagcaccgaagaCTCTACTACTCTTGAGTtacagtatgtcacagaagtAATTACACCCCCTCacgttttgtaaatatttaaatatctcttttcatgtgacaacacgtCACCAGGGAGGGAAAACGGATACTTGGGCCCCATTTGggcattatcacttaggggtgcACTCACTTTGTTGTCAGCAGTtaagacattaatggctgtgtgttgtgttattctgaggggacagcacatttacacggttatacaagctgtatactcactattTTACAttatagccaagtgtcatttttttcagtgttgtcacatgaaaagatatacttaaatatttacaaaacatGAGGggttgtactcacttctgtgatatactgtacatatattctgttctattggtaCAAAACTGTGTATTGAGAATTATGTCCTGCCGTGTTGCCCTTCCCATGTACCCTTggacaatggtgaaatctgaaccaatttgctaccggttcgctggctgcacatgtgcgccaAGCGTTCACTGCGCATGCACCAAATGCATGTGCATCAAAAGGcgtcttgggaaggtaagtagaagagcgaggcggggatcagctgtgccgcgtgatttagctttgctagaaagcaggattagaaAGCTAaaccgcacggcacagctgatcgtcggaaatactggttcggaggaACCTATagcttttttaactactggttcacccgaactggtagctaactaaTGGCTCGCCCgaatcggtagctttttttaaactactggttctcctgaagtggtagctttttttctttctatccgTTTGCCCGAACcaatagtttttatcactaccggtttgcctgaaccggtaacatttcacccctacccTTGGAGCACAGTTCGCCCTTTAACGTAGCTGCAGAAATGGCTTAACAAATTCTTAATCCTTTATAAAAGACTGAATTAGGAGGCTGGTGTGAACAATAGCATCCTTTATGAAAAGATCCCTCCTGTGAGATTTCAATTTTTTCCAGGAGATTAAAGCCACTTAACTAGCTATCCATCTACTTATTCTTTAATCAAATGTATACGGCTCCCACCTCACCACACAACACACGGGTAAAACCAGAAGCCtcagatataaaatatatatacatatagaaatCACGTTAACagtaaatattataaaaacaagAGACGTGCCTAAGCGAAGAGGGAATAAAAATAGCCAGCTCAGCAATGGAAACACCTAAGAACATCTTTGGTTCCTTCGCAGCCCCCAGGCCTGATACGATAACCAGCTTTTGAGGTCTTTCTGGAACATCAAAAGAAATAATGAAGCTAATCTAATTTCAGGAGGGAAGGATGTTCCATTAAAGGCAGGCACCGCAGCAGAGAAGAATTGGATTAATAAATTAGATTTGATTCATAAATAATTAAAGGTATAAATTGGTGGGGCCTTGCTGCTCAtcttgccagctgcctgcagcccCCTTAAGTTTTTGCAAAAGTTTCTTGTGGCAAGCCAAGTTTCTTGTCTTCCTCTGAGGGTGCAGCTCATCTGTTGGCCAGAAGATGGCAATGCCTAATTTCTGCGCCCGAGACGAATCTCTTGCCTGGCACAGAAGCGCCCTTTCTTTTCCCTGAAAGTTGCCCTGTTCTCTCCTGCCCCTCCTCTTCTGGAGCTGGTAGGCCAAAATACGCATTGAAAAGCGTTTAGCTGCACCGGGGAGAGGGGCTGCTGGGTTGCTGCTTACCTGTAGATCCAGAAACATGAATTCACAGGgggcctaccgtgtttccccaaaaataataccctgtcttatattttgtttcaaccctgaaataagcacttggccttattgccatgctctcaaaagcccgactgggcttatgatcaggggatgtcttattttggggaaaacagggtaataaatgattatttataaaaaataaattattataaagaaTGATTATTTATAGGTCTACAATAATCAAGTGAATGATAATGAATCGCATTAGCAGCAATAAGGCCAGCTTTGTGTGTTTTACATCTGCCACCGTTGTGTTTCTTtcccccaattgggcttttgagcgcatggcaataaggccaagcgcttatctcagagttcaaaaaaatataagacagggtcttattttcaggaaaacactctatcatctctctctctctctctctttcttgctctcaagtcacccagttggcttttatgcctaacgcgggactagaactccccatctcctgatgattggcccacagtcacccagttggttttcatggctaaggcgggattagaacttaccatctcctgatgattggcacaaagtcacccagttggctttcttgccttaaggcgagactagaactcaccatctcttggtgatcggcccaaagtcaccctgttggttttcatggctagaactcaccatctcctggtgattggtccaaagtccaaagtcacccagttggctttcatgcctaaagtgggactagaactccccatctcctggtgattggcacaaagtcacccagttggctttcatgcctaaggcgggactagaactccccatctcctggtgattggcacaaagtcacccagttggttttcttggctagaactccccatctcctggtgattggcccaaagtcacgcacTTGGCTGAGGCAGGGCTAGAATTCCCAGTGTTCTGgttcctagcctggtgccttcgtCACCAGACCATACTAGACTTATATCCTTGACTCCACCCTTCTAGAATtaaacttttccttcctttttccaccCCCAACCCCCTTCCAGTATTCAGCCTCCAAGACCTCTGTTGTCGGGCCATCGTTTCCTGCACACCGGTCCACCTGATCGATAAGCTGCCGCTTCCCGTCACCATCAAGAGCCACCTGAAGTCCTTCTCCATGGCCAACGGCATGAACGCCGTGATGATGCACGGCCGCTCGTACTCTCTGGCGAGCAGTGGAGGGGGCAGCGGCAGCAAAGGCAACAGCCTGAAGCGCTCCAAGTCCATCCGCCCGCCACAGAGCCCGCCGCAGAACTGCTCGCGGAACAACTGCAAGATCTCTTAGCGGGGAGGCGCCCCCGGGACGGGACGGTGGGGGGGAGGGCTGTCTCCTCCAAGCGCATGCACCTGCACCTGCTCGCCGATGTACAGATGTCGACACCGCACGTCACCCATTCCTCGGTCGCCCTCGACGGCCACACGCCCACCGCATCGGCCAAGAACCGGTTTGCCAAGAACCGGCCTGGCGTGGCGGGAGCCCAGGCGAGAAGAAGGACAAGGGCGCACCACGCTAGCTTTCCCAGAATGCAATAGGTCTTCCCCTCCTCTGGCAGGAAAGGACAAGCAGCCTCCAGGGcgtcaatttttcttctttttggggggaatggggggggggagtggagggCTGGGGGGGGATGGGGAGTGATACGGAGGGCAGCGCGCTGCCCCTTTAATCCTTGGTTTTCCAAGGGGATTGCCGGTGCTACATGGAAAAAGAAAACCCCACATCAATGGGACCGCAGAGTTGGACTGACGTGACCCAGACAAAACACGTCCAGCTTTGACCGGACGAAGACTGTGGCTGCCTAGGGCTCCTGAGGAAGCAGGCCACTTCGCGTCTTTTGGGCTTTTATTTATAAAGAAATTAGCTCACGATGTGAAATTTCCCTGccgttccctctctccccccccccaccccacaactcTGCACCTCCGGTCTGTTTTTTTAAGCCAAGGCcatggagggaagggaaggaaaaggtctTGTAAATAGAAGCGCTGAGCCTTGAATTCTGGGGCTAATTGAAGTCAGAGGGGGGGCTGGCAGGGGTCAGGAGGTGAAATGATCTAACACTCTGGAGAGTTGTTAGGAGTCCtgagattcttttcttttcttttttttctcttctcttctcttcttttcttttcttttcttttttcctttctttctttctctctctctctctctctctctctctttctctttttcttttctttctttttctttctctctctctctttcttttcttcctcgttctttcttcctttcttttctttctttctctctctttctttctttctcacccttccttccttccttccttccttccttccttccttccacgaaAGAATAGATGAAGACGAATAGATAAAGAAGGAGGGaagattttcctttctttccctttttcattgttgttgttgttgttttttttaaatcggaGTTTTCCAGACATTCCCTGGTAGCAAGTGCACAGCTCAGACAGACAGCAAAAAGTTAGGCTTGAATGGGGATTACCTGCTTGTgggaggccgggggggggggggggagggggctaacACCGTCCACATCTGGAGTTGGTTACCGGCAGACCACGCTGGAGCCCTCCCTGCCTTCAAGAGAAGGAAGGCAAAAAGGTTGGGTATATCAGAATTCACGAGTCACAAAAGATCCAGTTTGGGGAATATTTTCCCCGGTTGCTTTTCTCTGGCTTAGCATAGTTGAGAGGCGGAGGCCAGCGCACCACTCAGAATTCCTGATTTAACCTCTTTAGCACAATTTTTTGGGCTCATAGAGTCATATTTGCATGTTTTGGCTTTGGCTTGGTCAACTGAAGGTTGCCTTGATGGCGCTCCTCCAAGCTGCTGGGGTTGTTGATCCAGAGCTGTTTGGAGGAGACTTCAAGATGACCCATCGTCAGCGGTTGTCGTCTTCTCTAGGCTCTGCCACATGGCCGCTCCAGGTTGTGCCAAGAAGCCCTGAGGTGGTGGGAACCTCTcttatcagctttggaagccatattaggccggaagcttccgtgctgccactttctcatgtgtgggaaagtaagggggggtgggggggatttagtagctCTGGACACTCTCCTTAAGAACAGGCCCAGGTGTAGATTTCTTGAAaactggaagggacattggaaggAGGTGTCACCAGGCCCCCCAAAACCTTCAAGCTGAGgtggcctaaaaaaaaaaaaccctaatcaagcagatcatggttgtccattAAGCTGCTTCCTTCAATGTTATCCTCTTGTTCCATGGCAGAATCTTTCTTCAGACCGAGTTGCAGCTTtgctcttgtgtgtgtgtgtttgtttgtgtgtgtggcttCTGGGCTGTTTCTGATGCCCTCTGGACAGAAGTTGACCTGGGCTAGTTTTATGCCTCCTACGCCAGCCGAGCTGTTGCCTCTGCAAATGTgggtcttctagaacaggggtctccaaccttggtccctttaagacttgtggacttcaactcccagagttgctcagccagctttgctgaagtccacaagtcttaaagggaccaaagttggagacccctgttctagaagtctTCTacagcagcggtctccaaccttggcaacatgaggactcgtggatttcaactccaagcATTCCCCCGCCGGCcatgatggctgaggaattctggaagttgaagtcttcaCCTTGCcgaggatggagacccctgtcctaaaggccTTCTAACCTGGGTTGACATTGAAAGAACCCGATAAGAAACTGAGGGAAAGCGATAAAGGCCAGGCAGCCTTTGACACGAATGCAAGGGGTtctgggtgttttgttttgttttagctaGTTCACCCAGCCCAAtaccctccttctccccctcctccaatcCTCATGGCTCCCCATTAGCATCTTCTCCGAGCTGCCTTCTCTCTCCGCAGCTGCCACCCAGAGGAATTGGCCACAGATGGAGTGGGCCGCATGATGCTGTTCAGCGCCCGAGGGCGCAGCTGATCGCCCATTTTGTTCTGGAAattttgtggttgtttttttttttgacaagtgCCTGGTTGGCACCTCCATGCCTCCCTCGGCTGTTTGGAGATTGCTTGGCATTGAGCGAGTCCCAGCGCTCGGACCGGCTCAAGCCAGGTGGCGGGGACGGGTCAAGGGCAGGGGAGAATAAAACCTCCAGCAGCCTCTTCCTGGCCCGCGAAGAAAGCGAGTGCCAAGCCCAAGGGCAGGGAGCGCCGAAGCCGGGAGATTTACGGGGTATGTCCGCTTAGCCCTGGCACCTGTTGCCGTCTGCTCGAAATGGAGCAGGACCCAAATCGCTGACTCAAAGGCCTGGCATTCTGGAGTGACGCGGCGAACAGGTGATCTAGGAAGGCAGCCATCTTTCCACCCTGGGTTTTAAAATAGCCCCTTCCTAAAACAGCCCGAGAAtgtgcattgtgtgtgtgtgtgtgtgtgtgtgtgtgtttcttctgAAGAATTACAGGGAATCCTCGACCCGTGTGGGTTGGCACTTAGCACTCCACCCTCCGCGGTCTTGCTTTGATCCCAAGAGGTAGTAGGCACGGCTGTTTTCCATCCAGAAAGCCTAAAAGATGCTACAGATGGAGAATCGAGAGCCGATCGCGCTCTTATAAATTTTCCCCTTGAAATCGTGCGAGAATCGTTTCAACCCTCACCTCTGCGGATTTCCCCCCGTCTTCCCCTAtgcattaattattatttgttttttttttaaatcctggcaGATTTTTGCAGAGGTGCCTTGCTCCAAGTATGCTTGCTGACCCGATCCGAGCTGGGTTTTGTTTGTAACCTTGTTTTTAATTAACGAGAATCCGAGAATCAAACACTAAAAACTCGCTGCTGTGGGACACACTTCCTCCTGTTTTTAATGGCTTTGTACAGTCGATGTTAAAAAGTGACGGtttttatataaattaaaacgCACCATCACGAGGGAAAACaaacatatttcttcttctttttctttggaaatcGTTCTTCTGGCTATGGAATTTTTGTCCGGGGATGATGGCGCTGCTTTTCAGAGAATGACGTTGAAGGACAGGGCGAGGGCAaaggagaaaggggggggaggaTGGGCAGGGTGGATTTAAAGGGATTAAGGGAGCTTGTGCGGATGCGATATTCCCAGGAGGGGACAGTGGAAGGCACTTGATGAACGGCCTCATTCGAAGCGGCCAGGGACTTAAGAGATGCATCAAAAGGAGAGGCATGTTTTCTTTGCCATTGACTAGGTGGAGAATCTGCCTTCCGTGCCAAGGCAAGGCAAGGAGGGCTCACACACACGGGCCTGCAGCTCCCTCTTGGATCCTGCTGATCGGTTATATTTGGAACTTTTCTGGAAAAAGAACCTTGATCTCCCTAAGCAACACATCATTTTGTTTTCGGCAACTTTAGAAAGTTGTGACTTCTAGTACTTTAATTGCTGGGTTGACAGagatattgttttaaaaagtatCCTCTTCTTGATTTTAGAAATAAGACAAACGTATCGAATAtcccttcctcttcttattttccccataacaacaaccttctgaggtgggttgggctgacagagaaagactggcctaaagtcacccagtcagctctcatccctaaggtgagactagaacacgTTGTTTCCTGGGTGATTGAGCCAAAgagacccagctggcttttgtgcccacggcgggactagaacttgccatctaggggactggagactaaaacatatgatgaacagttgcaagaactgggcctggctaatctagtaaagagaaggacctggggagacaggatagcagtcttccaatgtttgaggggctgccacagaaaggagggtgtcaagctatttcccaaagcacctgaaaaccaaacaaggaataatggatggtaacagaacaagg includes the following:
- the RAB40C gene encoding ras-related protein Rab-40C, whose translation is MRERMGTQGSPLKSYDYLLKFLLVGDSDVGKGEILESLQDGASESPYAYSNGIDYKTTTILLDGRRVKLELWDTSGQGRFCTIFRSYSRGAQGILLVYDITNRWSFDGIDRWIKEIDEHAPGVPRILVGNRLHLAFKRQVPTEQARSYAEKNCMTFFEVSPLCNFNVIESFTELSRIVLMRHGMEKIWRPNRVFSLQDLCCRAIVSCTPVHLIDKLPLPVTIKSHLKSFSMANGMNAVMMHGRSYSLASSGGGSGSKGNSLKRSKSIRPPQSPPQNCSRNNCKIS